The window TCTCAGATACTGCTGTAAATGTAAAATCATAAGCAGAAATGAAAAAACTAACATATTTACAACCTGTCAGTttgctttctatttgattttTACAACAGAGGATGAAacaattacatttatattttatatttatttatattccatTTACATTCATGTGTTGTTatactaaaaaaaatacaaatgtattgcCTATTTGCATGTGAAAATGTTATATTGCGATgttcaattttaagtttatattttattatattaaaaagattaaaatttCTAAATGACAAATGATGTGTATTTGCATAAAGATGTGAATATAACTTTATTGTAAACGATTTTTTAGCTTTTTGATGTGTGttatacaatttatattttatatctaatatgatttttttaatacGTTGATGAGAATTTCGGGTTAAACAtgcttattataaaaataatgtgAAATTATAACAGTTTTCTTTGACAATATCAATATAATAGAAAAATGAactaatttcatttttattaaatatagatTTATTATAAGCTGTTTAgctttttgataaaataaaatatgtaaataaactaatataataatataactgAACAAATAAGGTGTAATAATAgaactatatttaaataaataaatgtaaataaatacagaaaaaatgaactaaaaacataaaaaataatgtgTAATAGAAAAATTATcaaatatgttatataatattatattatactgttatatatatatatatatatatatatatatatatatatatatatatatatatatatatatatatatatatatatatatatatatagacttttTTGAGAATATATATGAGAATTTTGGGGAAAACATGCTTATTAtgaaaattatgtaaaattatgcaaaaatgtaaagagattttttttatcaaatatgcatttactatatataaaatataaaatatatgattttGCAAATATAAATGAATGATATATTTTTGACTATTATATTTTtgataaatgtaaattaaatattataatagaaaataatgtatttattatatataaaaaattaaaatgtatgatAAAAATATTATACAGTAAACAGTTCTCATTctgtaaatattaatttataatatatttttgatatttttttataaatattaaatattataataggaaaaaatgttatataaaaataaaatatatgataaaaatattaaaatatataataaaataactgttttcacaATGCAGCAAggaacaattttaattttgtaaataTTAATCTATTATATATTTTCGattattatatttttcataaatgtgaatgaaatgtaatagaaaatatacatttcattattatatataaaaataaaacatgataaaaaaatattaaaacatgtaAAAGTAATAATAGagatctttttttcctttttgcaAATATGCATTCgttatatataaaaagtaaaatatgacattaaaaataaaattaacttaaatgtaaataatatattcaggaaaaaataaaacacattataaGCGCAATTTTGTTTtgcaaatacatttattatatgtaataattatataacattttataaatttattatatatacatttagattttttaatataaaaaatataaatgtcaataaaatataataatagaaaaataataGAACAATGTTTTAGTAATTAAGATGATTTAGTaatattacatttctttaaagaaGAAATGTCTAACATTGTTTGTTCTCACACAAAACTTTCCCATAACTAAAATGAAAAGTTTCTAAAATATTTGTAGAATATACACTAAAGTTAAAAAGTTTGGTTTATGTAAATGCGTTTTtgaaaaagtctcttttgctcatcaaaaatgctgtaaaaattgtaaaacattttataatttaaaacagctgGTTTTCTTCATGAATATCTGTTCAACTGTAATTTATACTTGTAACataaagctggattttcagcatcattactctagtcttcagtgtcacatgatccttcagaaatctaatatgctgatttgctgctcagaataatttctgaatattatcaatgttaaaaactttgtggaaactttattttttaggattcactgataaaaaaaaaagcaaaaacaaaaaaaaacagcatttatttgaaatagaaatttgCTATaactatgtaaatgtctttactgtcacttttgatcaattgtaATGCATCCTTAATTTCTTTAAATACAAACATTACTGACCTCAGTCTTTCTTCTGTGTCACAGCAAGAGCTGATCTTCTACACGTTCAGTCGTCAGGCGAGCAGTGGCCACACGGTGGCGCTGGAGTTCCTGCTGCAGCGCTGTAATGAGGTTCAGCAGTGGGTGATGTCTGAGGTGCTGCTCTGCCCTTCGCTCGGAAAACGAGTGCAGCTCCTCAAGAAGTTCATCAAGATCGCTGCGCAGTGAGTCTCAGCCGCTGAAACATCAGGACTTATATTAAAAGCAGACTGTTTTATTAATCTGAATACACAGTTTGGCTTTGATCAACCAGTACTGTTACTGACTATTATTATGTTTaatgaaataatattattataaaaaaaaaaaatctaaaaatgttaaaatgcaataACAATTTTCACTTTGcaaatatgcatttattatatatttttgattattatatatttttaaagtaataataattaacaattttcattttgcaaattaaaattattatagttatattttGATCAGTGTAAATGAAATATtataatagaaaaaatatttatttattatatatattaaaaataaaatttatgacaaaaatactaaaatatataataaaattaaaagaaataatgaTGAACAATATTATAATAGAACGaataaaaaattgtatatataaaaatatattaaaacaaatatataatttattaaaaataaaatataataatattcatgtatttaaaaaataaaatatctaaaaaataacaataatcaaGTTTCATTTTGCAAATATACatttcttatattttttaattattatagttttgataaatgtaaatgaaatattaaaatatataaaaacatatttattatatattaaaaataaaatatatgatgaaaatattaaaatagaattaaaattaataataattatatttttgataaatgtaaatgaaatatataagaatataataaataatacatttatatataaaataaaacaatattaaaatatataatcatagaaaaaatatacaaatataataaaccattttcattttgcaaatataaatgtgttatatatttttgatgtaaattaaatatattagaatataaaaaagaataaatgtattatatatatgtgaccctggaccataaaagcagtcttaagtcgctggggtatatttgtagcaatagccaaaaatacattgtatgggtcaaaattattgatttttcttttatgccaaaaatcattaagaaattaagtaaagatcatgttccatgaagatttctgtaaaattcctactataaatatatcaaaatgtaatttttgcttagtaatatgcattgttaagaacttaatttggacaactttaaaggtgattttttcagtattttgattttttgcacccttagatttcagattttcaaatagttgtatctcagccaaatattgtcctatcctaacaaaccacatatcaacagaaagcttatttattgagctttcatatgatgtaaacatctccgttttgtaaaatttaaccttataactggttttgtggtccagggtcaaatatataaaaagttttatatttttgataaatgtaagtgaaatattacaatagaaaaaacgatttatttactaattaataattattattaaagacattatatgataaaaaatattaacatttataataatggaattaaaagaaataataatgaaCAGCTTTCATTTTAcaaatataaatttattatatatctttgattattaaatttttgataaatgaaaattaaatataataatagaaaaaaatatatattaatataataatgatatattaaaataaaatatatgataaaaatatgaaattatataataatagaatttaaagtaataataattaacaattttcattttgcaaattaaaattattatagttatattttTGATCAGTGTAAATGAAATATtataatagaaaaaatatttatttattatatatattaaaaataaaatttatgacaaaaatattaaaatatataataaaattaatgaacATTATTATAATAGAACGAATAAAaatttgtatatataaaaatatatcaaaacaaatatataatttattaaaaataaaatataataatattcatgtatttaaaaaataaaatatctaaaaaataacaataatcaaGTTTCATTTAGCAAATATACatttcttatattttttaattattatagttTTGATAAATGTAAATAGAAAATATTGTAatagaattttatttatttattatatattaaaaagaaaatatatgataaaatatttaaatttataatagaattaaaagaaataataatgaacagttttcattaaaaatgtatggaaaacataaaaatatatactaatagaaaacattaaaattaaaagaaataataatgaacaatattataatagaaaaagtatttttagatataaaactaaaatataataatataatatattaaaactaattaaaaatattaaaaataataaaaaatataatataatattcatatctttaaaaaaagtctatctaaaagaataaatctaaaaaatttaaaatgcaataacaagaacaattttcattttgcaaatatatatgtacatgtaaatgaaaaattatttattattgttgcaATTGTTATTTTTGCAAGGTTGTTTTGTTATCTGAATggtcataaatagtttttttagaTCATGTCTAATTGTTTCTCACTGGGGAATGAATGACTGTTATTTAAAAGCTCAAGTAATTACCCACAATTACACTTGACTAGTTGCTCTTTAGAGACTCACTGAATGAGGGTATTTAAGATATTAGGCATAGATTTAACTCCATGATGTCCAGTGAAGAGACTGTGGGTGTCCCATCAGTCAGGCTCTCTGCTAATGATGATTTactgagtgtgtttgtgtttgtgtttcagcTGTAAAGCGCAGAGGAACCTCAACTCCTCGTTCGCCATCATCATGGGCTTAAACACGGCCGCTGTTAGCCGCCTCAACCAGACCTGGGAGGTAAAAAGTTAATTTAGCAATATGTGtgaaacattttatgtttgttaaattcaagcttttgtttttgaaattaaagaccaagcggccagcggcaatgagttgagcatgtttgatcaatttagccttctcaaatcaacaccacttgcccaaaaataaaatctatagacataaaacacttgatgcatttgacaatatgtgaccctggaccacaaaaccagtcataaggttaaatttgacaaaactgagatttatacatcatatgaaagctcaataaataagctttctattgatgtatggtttgttaggataggacaatatttggccgagatacatctatttgaaaatctggaatctgaggatgcaaaaaaatcaaaaagactgagaaaatcacctttaaagttgtccaaattaggttcttaacaatgcatattacaaatcaaaaattacattttgatatgtttacagtaggaattttacaaaaaatcttcatggaacatgaactttacttaatttcttaatgatttttggcataaaagaaaaatcaaaaattttgacccatgcaatgtatttttggctattgctacaaatataccccagcgacttaagactggttttgtgctccagggtcacatattataattaggaacatttaacctagataaatgtgtgctgttagatgcatatccaatcgtttgtgtggagagtCAAAGCTAAAGCGCGATTTGCAGGACATGAAGCACCAGCGCAATcactggcattttttttttttgtgtgttaataatagtggaaacctaaaatacgccatcattttggCTTATAAAGGTAAAAGACATCATTCAGAACTGCAAaaggatttatttttatttttgtgcattcacaatatcaacaaaacattgtgcttcTGTAAAATTGCTAAAAAGATAACAAacgtgctttctgccgtctctgtcttgaggagtgCTTCACAAAAATGATCTGAAACTCTTTAAATGACAACTTTTAAACGAAAGCATTCATGTAATAAAATCAAGTTATATTGCATGAAGTTAATGTGAAAATTTCCCCGACTCCGCCCCCGCAAAAAAGTATGTGGCATCAAACCTGTCTTcacatttaacataaaaaaacacaaataaaaatggTTTCAACTCAGTTGAACTGGctgatttatgaaaaaaaaaaaaaaacaaatgttggCAAAGTTATTGCCTTTCCTGAGCTAGACTAAATGGTATGTTACTATTATTAAGACTTATTCACAAGATGTTGTATTGACGTTTTTTTAAACCCCGTTGATCGATTTCATGATACATTGTGTTTataatgcattcaaatatttttcatgtttatttcatgctgcaaatattaaaaaggaaaaaggtcattgattcacatgccgcgaatatagttatctcactacaaattaaagaaTGTAAAAACagatttattgtttgtattttattataaaattgacGGAATTTATAGGCTGAAATTtgcgtgctacaaataatgaatggacttgaaaacgttaaatattatttccaagcatttataccgtaaataaaacagcttgtgaatattCACGTAACGTTATGTACTTCAACAAGTCAACAAAAAATCAACAAGTTTCTGTCTGTCTCGTTCCTGCAGAAAGTTCCTGGAAAGTTCAAGAAGCTTTTCTCTGAGCTGGAGCTGTTGACAGTAAGTCAAACCCTGTCTATAAAGAGCATAAAACAGTATTCAAATACAAACAGAGTTGATTTTATGAAATGCACATCAGTCAGTAAAGAGATTGACCTGATTTTTGACTTCTCTCTCAGGATCCTTCCATGAATCACAAAGCCTACAGAGACGCTTTCAAGAAAATGAAGCCGCCCAAAATACCCTTCATGCCTCTGCTGCTCAAAGGTACTGTAAATGCCCACTTCGTTACATCAGATACTATTTAGTTTCactttatagtttattattatgtttaagtTTATATTTGTCTTTATCatgtttaatatataatattgataTTTCAAAGATACAacattaaattgtattatttcagtattaaaatattataatactgCTTTTTATGACAGATGCTGATTAATCTTCTGTTTATTAAAATGCTAttgatatataaaaatattaaaatagtcaTAACAAATAATCtcaacaataaaaacaaggaatttaaacttttttaaattatttaaaaattaatttaaaattaataaaaacagttcAGACGTACGGAAAGTTCCTAAATACTGATAATACTGCTTTTTATGACAGATATGGGTTATTCCTtaagtttattaaaacaatattgatatttttttatatacaatataacattttattttattatttttgtttaaaaaaatagaaaatattttttttagtaattttatgtttaataaaattatattgatatattaaaaataaaaataaaaaatatagcatttttattgttttagtctGTATTGTATTGTTGAAATATAATACTGATTTTATGACACATATAGgttatgtttaataaaataatattgatattataaattgtaactttttctGCAGTTCTGCTTTGATCAACTAATACTGTTACTGATACTGATTATtcttaataaaataatagtaatatattaaaaagaataaaatatttattttttgtagattttattaaaaataacaacaatgcATTTTATGACACAGTTTTTGACAAAGAagattttacaaatattaaaatagcttttgaaaacaacagtaataatatttaatatatgtttATCACTAAAATATATGATTATTCAAATTTGTTTAATGGATCAATATTGATGTGTTAAAAATACTCaatgctttattttaattttttttattttgctttatatttttttttttaaaattacaatgcATTTTTATGACACATAGTGATTGTTACATAATAGTgatattaaaaatactgtaataatttatttttttatgaaagatTATTCATGTTTAATGAAttgatattttaataatataaattattttgttattttttagtttatattttattgttaaaatataatattgtttCTTTCATTACAGATATGGGTTATTCTtaagtttaataaaataatattgatATATTATAAagtaatacaatattttttatatattattgaaataaaataataatgatttttatgATAGAtactaatcatttttttttaattaaaataatatttctgtattaaaataattgaatattatttaggtttatattttactatcatttttgtttaatgaaataatacaaatatatgaCAGATGTATcaaattatatttatgtattaaaatattttatttggattattttagtttatattttactattcaaataattttagtttatgtattatttttaaaaataaaatcatgctGATTTTATGATAGATACTGAtcatttatgtttattaaaataatatttgggttttaaaatacttcaaaattattatttaggtttatattttactattaaaatataATGCTGCTTTTAATGACAGATACATTataatattgtttaattaaataatattaatatattaaacatgtatgaaaataatatttatgtattaaaatattttatttttgttttatattttactataaaaatattttaggttatatattattattaaacaataataatactgcTGATCATTTTTACTATAATAATATtgatgtattaatattttattgttttacactgattatttttgtttaataaaatagtattaatatattacaaatgtatgtaataattgttattattttagttgatattgtgaaaataaaataattttttatatattattgaaaCACAATACTGATTTTTATTATAGATACtaatcatttttgtttattaaaataatgaggtgttaataattgttattagtttagtttatattgtattattaacttgtaaaaaataaaatattttttatatatttttgaaacaaaatattactgctttttataATAGATTCTgatcatttttgtttattaaaataatatttctgtattaaaatattctgtttttattattttgctatAAAAAGTTAAGCAGCTTTTATTGACCctgattatttttaataaaatagtattaaaatattacaaatgtatgtaagaattgttattattttagttgatattgtgaaaaaaaatttttttatatatattattcaaaCACAATACTGATTTTTATTATAGATACtaatcatttttgtttattaaaataatgaggtgttaataattgttattagtttagtttatattttattattaacttgtaaaaaataaaatattttttttatatatttttgaaacataatattactgctttttataATAGATACTgatcatttttgtttattaaaataatattgctgtattaaaatattctgtttttattattttactataaaaagtTAAGCTGCTTTTAttgaacctgattttttttttgtttaataagatattattaatatattagaaatgtatgtaataattgttattatttcagtttaaattgtattaacttgtaaaaataaaatattccatACTATATTCTGTAATTGATCACCTGATGTAAAGGAAATGATGGCATGGGTGTTGTAATGTTGTGATTTGCGTTGTTTTTCAGATATCACGTTCATCCATGAGGGGAACAAGACATTTCATGATAATCTGGTGAACTTTGAGAAGCTGGTGAGTGTTTTTTCAGTGATTGACAGCTGTCACTCATCACTCTTCAGATCCTCAGTGTTAATGATATTTCTATCTTGTTTTCAGCACATGATCGCCGATACGGTCCGACTCATTCGCCACTGTCAGACGGATCAGACAGGTCAGACTCTTCTCCTGCTGCTGCTCCAATAAAATATACAGTATCCCTTAGCATTTGGTGAGCTATCAATTAACTCAATCGATTTCTCCTCTTCCCAGGAAACGAGCTTCCTCCGTGTGACAGTCCTGAGGTGCGCTCCAGCGTCCATTACCTTCACATCATCGACAATCAGCAGACGCTGTTTGAGCTCTCACACAGACTGGAGCCCAGAGTCTGAGagacagcgccacctgctggaccCATTCAGACTCAACCAACACTTTAGCAAATGACTCTTGAGGAGCTCCATCACAGCCAAACCAATCAGTCCGCTTGAGCACACCGGTTGTGTTCTGAAACCAAGATAAAACATTTCTTTCTTAATGTACAACAATTATCGGTGGTCGACGAAAGCTTTTTCCTGTCCGACTTTTTCAGCATCGTTTTGTTGAAACGCAGTTGTCGATGTTATTTAACTTCTACCAGCACTCTGGACCATATTTATATAGGAATTTAATACTTCAGAttgatagggctgggcgatatcaatataaaataatgtattaaagttgctattttaattttacaaaatatattaaattttattgctTAATTTTTCAGCCTTTGGACCATGTTTAgagtatattaatatttatatatttggatTTAAAGGCTGATTTATTGAGTCTGAGGAACTGTAACTTCAACCAGTTGAGTTTAACGCAAGATTGAAAATCATGTGAACACAAGAACCAatttaacaaaacaaacagcAATATTAAAACTTACAAAAACGTATTGAATCAGTTTGAACTGATTCGTTGAAATAATCaaatttgcattttgcattttagTACTAAAGTTAAAATCAGAAACTTAATGTCATTACAATTTTGCTTCACtttatgaaaaataatattttgtacaTTACAAAAGAGCAAATGTAACAAGCTAAAAAACTCattgaatcatttgaatcgatTCATCGTTCAGACAGTTCGAACTGATTCATGGAAACGAATCAAGCTTAATTGCGTTACTACTGAAACAAAATCACCATAATCGTGCTTcagttttttactttataaacaaacaataacacaAACAAATTACTGATTCATTTGAATCAATTCACtactgaatcatttgaatcaattcactactgaatcatttgaatcaattcACTACTGAACTACTGAAGTTCAAAACAGAAACTTAATGGCCAAatgaaatacattatattttgtGAACATAAGCAAATATAACACGCAATCAACTCgttgaatcatttgaatcgatTCATTGTTCAGACAGTTTGAACTTCTGAAGTTCATATCACAAACTTGACGGCAAAATAAAATGACCACAATCTTGCTTCAGGTAATTAATTTAGGATTTTTTgaaaacacttaagcaaatgaaaacaaataattcAATAATTTGAGTTGATTCATTGAATCAGTTTGAACTGATTCATGAAAATGAATCAAATTCTACTGCTACTGAAGCAGTTCAAGTTCAAGCCAGAAACAACATGGTCAAATAAAATCATCGTAATCTTGCATCAGTTCATGAAAATATGATTTTGAacacaaatacaaatgtaaaatgcGAACTTTGAACTGATGGAAATGAATCAAACTTGCATGTTAGGTAAAATCACAAACCTAATGGCCAAATAACATCACTATGTTGCGGAATATATGATATTTTATAAACACAAGAGTCAACGAATCCCTGAATCATTTGAATCGATTCATTGAAACAGACAGTTTGAACTGATGTAAATGAATCAAACTTACTTCTTAATTAAATTCATAAACCTATTGGCCAAATAACATTTCAATGTTGCTGAATATATGATATTTTATAAACACAAGAGTGAACGAATCACTGAGTCATTTGAATCGATTCATTGAAACAGACAGTTTGAACTGATGGAAATGAATCAAACTCACTTCTTAATTAAAATCATAAACCTAATGGCCAAATAACATTTCAATGTTGCTGAATATatgatattttataaatacaaGAGTGaacgaatcactgaatcatttgaatcgaTTCATTGAAACAGACAGTTTGAACTGATGGAAATGAATCAAACTTACTTCTTAATTAAAATCATAAACCTAATGGCCAAATAACATTTCAATGTTGCTGAATATATGATATTTTATAAACACAAGAGTGaacgaatcactgaatcatttgaatcgaTTCCTTGAAACAGACAGTTTGAACTAATGGAAATGAATCAAACTTACTTCTTAATTAAAATCATAAACCTAATGGCCAAATAACATTTCAACATTGCTGAATATATGATATTTTATAAACACAAGAGTGAACGAATCACTGAGTCATTTGAATCGATTCATTGAAACAGACAGTTTGAACTGATGGAAATGAATCAAACTTACTTCTTAATTAAATTCATAAACCTAATGGCCAAATAACATTTCAATGTTGCTGAATATATGATATTTTATAAACACAAGAGTGaacgaatcactgaatcatttgaatcgaTTCATTGAAACAGACAGTTTGAACTGATGGAAATGAATCAAACTTACTTCTTAATTAAAATCATAAACCTAATGGCCAAATAACATCTCAATGTTGCTGAATATATGATATTTTATAAACACAAGAGTGAacaaatcactgaatcatttgaatcgaTTCCTTGAAACAGACAGTTTGAACTAATGGAAATGAATCAAACTTACTTCTTAATTAAAATCATAAACCTAATGGCCAAATAACATTTCAACATTGCTGAATATATGATATTTTATAAACACAAGAGTGAACGAATCACTGAGTCATTTGAATCGATTCATTGAAACAGACAGTTTGAACTGATGGAAATGAATCAAACTTACTTCTTAATTAAATTCATAAACCTAATGGCCAAATAACATTTCAATGTTGCTGAATATATGATATTTTATAAACACAAGAGTGaacgaatcactgaatcatttgaatcgaTTCATTGAAACAGACAGTTTGAACTGATGGAAATGAATCAAACTTACTTCTTAATTAAAATCATAAACCTAATGGCCAAATAACATCTCAATGTTGCTGAATATATGATATTTTATAAACACAAGAGTGAacaaatcactgaatcatttgaatcgaTTCCTTGAAACAGACAGTTTGAACTAATGGAAATGAATCAAACTTACTtctgaattaaaatcataaacCTAATGGCCAAATAACATCTCAATGTTGCTGAATATATGATATTTTATAAACACAAGAGTGAacaaatcactgaatcatttgaatcgaTTCCTTGAAACAGACAGTTTGAACTAATGGAAATGAATCAAACTTACTTCTTAATTAAAATCATAAACCTAATGGCCAAATAACATTTCAACA of the Garra rufa chromosome 17, GarRuf1.0, whole genome shotgun sequence genome contains:
- the LOC141289423 gene encoding rap guanine nucleotide exchange factor 5-like, producing MVCIVYTYFAASLTATSSSPKKRVLQPHDSIYSESLVPPSRLIACRRDLNEILPPLTECPELGQKPVRLLGINTWDVAVALTNFDWSLFNSIHEQELIFYTFSRQASSGHTVALEFLLQRCNEVQQWVMSEVLLCPSLGKRVQLLKKFIKIAAHCKAQRNLNSSFAIIMGLNTAAVSRLNQTWEKVPGKFKKLFSELELLTDPSMNHKAYRDAFKKMKPPKIPFMPLLLKDITFIHEGNKTFHDNLVNFEKLHMIADTVRLIRHCQTDQTGNELPPCDSPEVRSSVHYLHIIDNQQTLFELSHRLEPRV